One window of the Mycobacterium sp. SVM_VP21 genome contains the following:
- a CDS encoding YoaK family protein encodes MLDKRYGSEARLSWVLAGLAGVLAATAYTHSEGYFVTFMTGNAGRAALGLFTDSQWMSISAAALLVSFISGVVIASLCHRHMWRSRPHGALRLTAVSLLAATVTDWIEGGPALPVPLLPILLVAFGVGALNTTFVRDGEVSIPLSYVTGTVVKLGQGIERHISGGSIHDWFFNFMLLTGYISGAAVGGVISLFVGGTWMLATATAICLMATWYSHRYVDRRGLWR; translated from the coding sequence GTGCTAGATAAACGCTATGGCAGTGAAGCAAGACTGTCCTGGGTTCTTGCTGGGCTGGCCGGGGTCCTGGCCGCCACGGCGTACACCCACTCCGAGGGGTATTTCGTCACCTTCATGACCGGCAACGCCGGCCGTGCAGCGCTGGGCTTGTTCACCGACAGCCAGTGGATGTCGATTTCCGCGGCAGCCCTGCTGGTGTCCTTCATCTCCGGTGTGGTGATCGCCTCGCTGTGCCATCGCCACATGTGGCGCAGCCGGCCACACGGCGCGTTGCGGTTGACCGCGGTGTCGCTGCTGGCCGCGACCGTGACCGACTGGATCGAGGGCGGGCCCGCGCTGCCGGTGCCCCTGCTGCCGATTCTGCTCGTCGCGTTCGGGGTGGGCGCGCTGAACACCACTTTCGTCCGAGACGGCGAAGTGTCGATTCCCCTGAGCTACGTGACCGGCACCGTGGTGAAGCTGGGCCAGGGCATCGAGCGCCACATCAGCGGCGGATCCATTCACGACTGGTTCTTCAATTTCATGCTGCTGACCGGGTACATCTCGGGGGCAGCTGTTGGTGGCGTGATCAGCCTGTTCGTCGGTGGTACCTGGATGCTGGCTACCGCCACCGCCATCTGCCTGATGGCCACCTGGTACAGCCATCGC